Proteins encoded in a region of the Dreissena polymorpha isolate Duluth1 chromosome 6, UMN_Dpol_1.0, whole genome shotgun sequence genome:
- the LOC127833582 gene encoding 2'-deoxynucleoside 5'-phosphate N-hydrolase 1-like, which yields MKIYFCGSIRGGRQDAEIYERLIDKLQTYGEVLTEHVGSKDVEKNEIDVSDEYIHDRDVRWLEESDVVVAEVTQTSIGVGYEIGRAVAMGKKILCLYRPSPDKRLSAMISGAHNGTTFVVKNYTEEEAEQIFKDFLT from the exons ATGAAGATATATTTCTGCGGAAGCATAAGAGGAGGCCGACAGGATGCTGAAATATACGAACGTCTAATTGATAAGCTTCAAACTTACGGAGAAGTCCTTACAGAACACGTAGGCTCGAAAGATGTTGAAAAAA atGAGATAGATGTGAGTGACGAGTACATACACGATCGAGATGTTCGGTGGCTGGAAGAGAGTGATG TGGTGGTAGCCGAGGTAACCCAGACCTCTATTGGAGTCGGGTACGAGATCGGACGAGCCGTTGCCATGGGCAAGAAAATACTGTGTCTCTACAGACCTTCGCCTGATAAAC GTCTTTCTGCCATGATATCTGGGGCTCACAATGGCACCACATTTGTCGTAAAAAATTACACCGAAGAAGAGGCGGAGCAAATATTTAAAGACTTTCTCACATAA